One Rhodothermaceae bacterium genomic region harbors:
- a CDS encoding ABC transporter permease: MLVLLGHTQPVVSLVSFKVFIAWRYLRGAQGGESGRKFLRLIAYIAVGGVSLGVATLLLALSVVRGFSEEIETKITGFGAHVQVESIRHAPLGQASKLMTEIGEYDAVVSVQPVVTEFVLLRRSSQDIDGVGLWGTDRLPVYLEESVISGSSSFESTTIPRLVIGNRLAENLNLSVGDRVTLLSTRNLGNTETLLAARPRLKHFEITGVYETALMDFDQTYVFTDINTARQLLDYTSEQVSRFDVMLQDVTAAQSVALLLEESLGLGTLARSIFEIYRGLFAWVDLQEAIIPLVIGVLILVAAFNVMGTLLMIVLEKTREIGILASMGASQGDIRRLYLYLGFFVGGLGTFIGLILAWGLGTLQMHYGIIGLPAEAYYMDTAPISMHVSDFLLVTVVSLLLCVGASYLPARTASRILPLRVLRFQ; encoded by the coding sequence ATACTCGTATTACTTGGTCATACCCAGCCAGTCGTTAGTCTTGTGTCCTTTAAGGTTTTTATAGCTTGGCGGTATTTACGCGGTGCACAGGGGGGAGAGAGTGGAAGAAAGTTTTTGAGACTAATCGCCTACATAGCAGTTGGGGGGGTGTCGCTTGGCGTTGCAACGTTACTCCTCGCCCTTTCGGTCGTACGCGGCTTCAGTGAAGAGATTGAAACCAAGATTACAGGGTTTGGAGCTCATGTGCAAGTTGAGAGCATCCGGCATGCTCCACTGGGGCAGGCGTCTAAACTCATGACTGAGATCGGGGAGTACGACGCGGTCGTTTCGGTTCAGCCTGTGGTTACTGAGTTTGTACTGCTTCGCAGATCTAGTCAGGATATTGATGGAGTTGGCTTATGGGGAACGGATCGGCTTCCTGTCTATCTGGAGGAGAGTGTTATCAGCGGCTCAAGTAGCTTTGAATCAACCACTATCCCGCGTCTTGTCATAGGCAACCGCCTTGCAGAAAACCTTAATCTTTCAGTTGGCGACCGCGTGACATTGCTCTCTACGAGAAACTTAGGCAATACCGAAACACTCCTTGCCGCACGGCCTCGTCTCAAGCATTTCGAAATCACGGGAGTTTATGAAACTGCCCTAATGGACTTCGATCAAACCTATGTATTTACGGACATTAACACAGCGCGACAACTACTTGATTACACTTCCGAGCAAGTATCACGTTTTGATGTGATGCTTCAAGATGTGACAGCAGCTCAATCGGTAGCACTTCTTCTCGAAGAATCGTTAGGCTTGGGAACTTTAGCCCGCAGTATTTTTGAGATTTATCGCGGACTTTTTGCGTGGGTTGATCTTCAGGAGGCGATTATTCCATTGGTCATCGGCGTTCTCATCCTTGTCGCTGCATTCAACGTAATGGGCACACTCCTAATGATCGTATTGGAAAAGACTCGGGAGATTGGAATTCTTGCCAGTATGGGGGCATCGCAGGGGGATATTCGGCGTCTGTATTTATATCTGGGGTTTTTTGTAGGGGGGCTGGGAACATTCATCGGATTGATCCTTGCATGGGGGCTTGGTACATTGCAAATGCATTATGGTATCATTGGCTTACCCGCAGAGGCCTATTACATGGATACAGCACCCATTTCCATGCATGTCAGTGATTTCCTGCTTGTCACAGTGGTGTCGCTATTATTGTGTGTGGGGGCTTCCTATTTGCCTGCACGCACTGCATCACGAATCCTGCCTCTGCGTGTACTTCGATTTCAATAG
- the pruA gene encoding L-glutamate gamma-semialdehyde dehydrogenase, translating to MSNSRPAIPAAINEPVLDYAPGSPERASLQAKLHELKQSEVEIPAFIDGTAVHTGDIGEVRPPHELNHLLGTVHRCGSKEVNQAINSALEARKEWSEMDFIDRASIFLKAAELLAGPWRDTLNASTMLGQSKNAYQAEIDAACELIDFIRFNVEYASEIYEEQPYSAPGVWNRLEYRPLEGFVFAVTPFNFTAIAGNLPTAPALMGNTVVWKPASTSVYSAYFTYKLLEEAGLPPGVINMVPGSGAMIGDPVFASPSFAGLHFTGSTGTFQHMWRTIGANIANYDTYPRIVGETGGKDFIVAHASADPDVVATAIVRGAFEYQGQKCSAASRVYLPKSQWNATRESLIGQLDEVKMGSVEDFSNFVNAVIDRKSYQNITSYIEHAKTSADVEIIAGGQYSDEEGYFIEPTVIVVTDPHYRTMCEEIFGPVVTIYVYEDSAFAETLELVNQTSPYALTGAVFARDRHVIVQANNALCNAAGNFYINDKPTGAIVGQQPFGGARASGTNDKAGAPQNLMRWVSVRTIKETFNPPVHFGYPFNQPENS from the coding sequence ATGAGCAATAGTAGACCCGCTATACCCGCAGCAATTAATGAACCAGTATTAGACTATGCTCCTGGTTCTCCTGAACGCGCATCCCTTCAGGCTAAGCTACACGAACTCAAGCAAAGTGAAGTGGAAATCCCGGCGTTTATTGACGGAACTGCCGTTCATACCGGGGATATTGGAGAAGTCAGACCTCCCCACGAATTAAACCACCTTCTTGGCACAGTTCATAGATGTGGGAGCAAGGAGGTCAACCAGGCCATTAACTCGGCACTTGAAGCCAGGAAAGAATGGTCAGAAATGGACTTTATCGATCGGGCAAGCATCTTCCTCAAAGCAGCGGAACTGCTAGCTGGCCCGTGGAGAGATACACTCAATGCCTCTACAATGCTTGGGCAAAGCAAGAATGCATATCAGGCCGAGATTGATGCGGCATGCGAGCTCATTGACTTTATTCGATTCAATGTCGAATATGCATCTGAGATCTATGAAGAGCAGCCCTATTCCGCCCCAGGGGTATGGAATCGGCTGGAGTACCGACCCCTTGAAGGGTTTGTATTTGCCGTGACTCCATTCAACTTTACAGCCATTGCTGGGAACCTGCCCACCGCTCCAGCACTCATGGGAAATACGGTCGTGTGGAAGCCGGCATCCACCTCAGTCTATTCGGCGTACTTCACCTATAAATTGCTTGAAGAGGCTGGCTTACCTCCAGGTGTGATAAACATGGTGCCCGGTTCCGGCGCAATGATCGGAGATCCAGTATTCGCATCTCCAAGCTTTGCTGGACTTCATTTTACCGGCTCGACCGGAACGTTTCAGCATATGTGGCGGACAATTGGAGCCAACATTGCAAACTATGATACCTATCCCCGTATTGTCGGAGAAACCGGCGGAAAGGATTTCATTGTAGCTCATGCGTCCGCAGACCCAGATGTGGTCGCGACAGCAATCGTGCGCGGAGCGTTTGAGTATCAAGGACAAAAATGCTCGGCAGCCTCGCGCGTCTACTTGCCTAAATCCCAATGGAATGCGACCCGAGAGAGCTTAATTGGGCAATTGGACGAAGTCAAGATGGGATCAGTTGAAGATTTCTCGAACTTTGTCAATGCCGTCATTGACCGAAAGTCCTATCAAAACATCACAAGCTACATTGAGCATGCAAAAACTTCTGCTGATGTAGAAATCATTGCCGGTGGCCAGTATAGTGATGAAGAAGGATATTTCATTGAACCGACTGTCATCGTCGTGACCGATCCTCATTACCGAACGATGTGCGAAGAGATTTTCGGACCCGTTGTGACCATTTATGTCTACGAGGACAGTGCTTTTGCAGAAACCCTTGAACTTGTCAATCAGACTTCACCCTATGCGCTGACCGGTGCCGTCTTTGCCCGGGATCGGCACGTCATTGTGCAAGCAAACAACGCACTGTGTAATGCGGCGGGGAATTTTTATATCAATGATAAGCCAACAGGGGCGATCGTAGGTCAACAGCCATTCGGTGGAGCACGGGCATCCGGTACCAACGATAAAGCAGGGGCACCTCAGAATCTGATGCGCTGGGTTTCGGTTCGTACCATTAAAGAGACCTTCAATCCCCCGGTCCACTTTGGATATCCATTCAATCAGCCGGAAAATTCATGA